The nucleotide sequence AATTCCGCGACTTTTCTATTTCGACGATTCACTAAATCATTAACACTAATCTTGTTGGCATCAATTGATCTCCGCCTATAATCAGATGTCATTCTTGAAGGCATTGAGTTATTCTCCATTATTTGTTGTATGTGATGTGGATTGGTGCAGCCGTATCTTGTGATGAATgtaataaacaaaaaggAATCGGCTAATGTCTTGTCCTTCTAATAGCAGATGAACAGGATACGATAGCGGCTTTCTTTGGATCGGTACAGTTGATGGATTCAGGTAAGAAGCAATGATGGTTATATCGACAGCAGCTAGATGATGAGGGTTGCTTCTCGGCTGGTGACCTCTATTTGACCTTTATCAGCACCATCATCGTCGTCAACGTTcattgaaaacaaaaacaaaatcaaGACGAAAAACGCGTCGCGTCACACGGCGTTCGTGTCACTAATAATTCCGTTTATTTatcttatttaaattatatgataCTTACCAAGTCGCTATCTCCTGTTCTAATTCATCGATACCCTTAAGGATCCCTGCATGGTCCAGCACCATGTAGGAGCTGATGATACCCTTCTTGGCGTCCGATTGAAAATGGATCTTGGCATGCTTCTCAAATAATCTATCCTCCTCGTGGAAATAATCAACCTCGTCAGATTTCACTCTCTTCTTTGATCTATCTGCACTAATAGTCCTATCCTTCCCATCCTGATCGTCATTGTCCATGTCGAAATTAACTTCATATTTCCTACTGACTAGGATATAGAAATCGTAATGTTTATCATCACCCAATGCATTGGTCACGTCTTCCAAAGTAATTCTGTATAATGGTGGAACTACCTCAGGTGGCATATTAATTAATCTTTCACTCATAATCAGCGCACATGTCTTATTCGACGCGTTATCGACTGTTTGCAAGAAAGTGGATAATCTGGAATCCacctttttcaaatatttggcATAATCGCtacttttattttccttataatcaataaaagaaagaaaacaataGGGGTCTGATTCTGTACCATCTGTCTTAATAGTTGTTGTGGGTGacttcaatatcaaatcaGCCAGTCCACTTAATTGAATTCTATTACTTTCCACAGGGCCGAAGAGTTGACGGgacaaattcttcaagGCATGGAAATCCACCTCAGGGTTCCCATTataaaaatcaaaatcgATATTGACTATTTCCTCCTCATCGTCTTTATCTTCGTTCTGTGGATTCTCGTTTTCTGAGTCTGTGCTGCTGATATCAATCTCAGATTCGTCAGAACTATCGTTATGATTATCAGCTGAATTACGTCTTTTTCTGTTAGCTAGCTCGCTTAATTTTATAGGTTGGACCATCTTCACGTTAAGTTTCACTTCTTGGGTCCTTTAACTATGTCTATTCTTGATAGCTCATCACtacaatttttattttttagattaaaaattttcagattACGTAACGGCTGAcacattttccaaatcttcaaaaaagatcattaataaatgaGACTCATCGGATCAATTATTCAGCAAGCATATAAGGGAAAGACCAACCAGAGCGTGAAGAATGTCAGAAGTGGATGCAGAAATGAGGGCTGAATTGGCAGCATTGAAGTTAGAAAATGCAGTTCTTAGAAAACAACTGGcttccaacaacaacaagaatgGTACATCGGATTCCCCACATCCTTTGTCTCTGGAAGAATACAGGAGATATGGTAGACAAATGATCGTTGAAGATATTGGAGGTCTGAAGTCACagttgaaattgaaagctGCTAAGGTGTTGGTCATTGGTGCAGGTGGATTAGGTTGTCCCGCATTGCCTTATTTAACAGGTGCCGGAGTTGGAACCATCGGAATTGTGGACAATGATGTAGTCGATACTTCCAATTTGCATAGACAAGTACTACACGACTCAACTAAAGTTGGGATGCTAAAATGTGAATCTGCCAAACAAgttttgaataaattaaatcCTCATGTGGAGATCGTAACGTATCCTGTCAGATTGGATTATAGCAAtgcatttgaaatttttgagAAATATGACTGTGTCTTAGATTGTACTGATACACCATTGACCAGATATTTAATTAGTGACGTTGCAGTAAATGTGGGTATCCCAGTAGTTTCTGCGTCCGGTGTCGGCACTGAAGGTCAATTAACGATCttaaatttccaaaatgaaGGACCTTGTTATAGGTGTTTCTTCCCAACACCACCACCTCCAACTTCTgtctcttcttgttctgAGGGTGGTGTTATTGGACCATGTATCGGACTGGTTGGAACTATGATGGCTATAGAAACCATTAAGGTGATAATAGGATCATATACCAGTGAGAATTTCAAACCTTTCTTAATGATGTATTCTGGTTTCCCTCAACAAACTTTACGTACTTTTAAGATGAGGGGTAGACAGAGCAAGTGCCTTACTTGTGGGGATCATCCTACAATTAACAAGGAAGCAATTCAATCTGGATCCATTAATTATGAGTTATTCTGTGGTTCCAGGAACTATAACGTTTGTGAGCCTGATGAAAGAATGTCAGTccaagattttgaaaagcATCGCGAAGGCCCTAACGATGTAATTTTATTAGATGTAAGGCCTTCTCATCATTATGAAATTTCCCATTTTGCAAATACTTTTAATATTCCagtaaaaaaattaagaaatatggATGGATCCATGGCAAAACTTCAAGATGAAATACCAAGAATTAAGCAGGATAGTGAAGTGGTCGTGCTCTGTCGCTATGGTAACGATTCTCAGATTGCTACAAGACTGTTGAAAGATGAATTCAAGATACCTAATGTGAGAGATGTCAAAGGTGGGTTCTTCAAGtatattgatgaaattgatccttctattccaaaatattgaatgagCGGGTGAATATATAAGAAAAAGTTTACATATagtttaaatattttattatcttAAAAGGGAATGTTATAAATTAAACTTTCTCATCACCTAAATGTTCAATGGTTAATAAACCGGCATTATTTGTAAATGCATAGAATTTACCAGCACTTCTGCTTTCATTCCACTTGATACATGATATATTAACGCCAGGTGCATCAATTCGCACCTTACTTGGCGCTGTAGAACTGGAAGAGAAGACACGATAATTGAAGTCAAGACTATATTTATCCAACTTGGGACTGTATTCCCAGTTCCAAAGTCTTAACGACTTCAGGGATTTTGATATACTTTTGGAACCTGTTAATAGTCTTCTCGCAAGATTGTCGATAAATAGTGATCCATCTGCAGCACCACTTAATACCATGGGATGTAATTTAGAGGTAGAAATGCTTCCTATAGTACTCTCATGAGAACAGACCGGGTGCATGGCAAAAGAAGCTCTTGGTACAACAGCTCTTAAAGAATCGGCACCATCTGTCAATATCAGAGAATATAATTGTGCAGAATACGCTAAGGGGGCTATATTACTACCACGGAATCTATTTACTGTTGTCATTGTAGTAAATATATCCTTGGGctcaaatatattaaagtATCCATCCACTGATATTGTGCTGACAACCAAGTTCTCAAACTCAGAAAATGCCGTTTTGATAGTTATGACGTATGAATCATGAACACGTTCATAAAAAGACGGTATCTTCGagtcaaatatattaaacTCGGCGACAAATCCATTCTTAAACCCACACACGATAGTTTCTGAAGAGGTAAAGTCAAAACATGTTATAGAAGTAAATGGTAATTCAATAGATAATGATGGTTCTTCACAGTATATAAGATTTccatcatcgtcatcagAATTTGGCAGAGGTACTTCTATTAATTTAACAGAACCATCTTGGCATACAAAAGTTAATAACCccaaaaatttcttttccttgttAGAATACCCTTCATGCCATTTTAGATCCCATACTTCGCCAAATTTGTGAACAATAGTTTCTACCTTCGTGAATTCTAATGTTGTGGAGACAAATTTGTATACTTCCACGCATGCCACGTGTGTTTCCTTATTAAACATCTGTAATTTTGGATCTAATGGTTCTTTACAGTGTTGGGATAATGCTATTGCTAAATACTGAATATTATCATCTGTATTTGATGCGTGCCACGCCATGTCAGTGGCCAGCCCACCTAAATTGTGAACGAACCCAAATCTCTTATAATTGGGTAAGACTGGGATGTCCATTCTTTGCTTAATTGGCAAAGATGACTCCATTCCATTTATCAACACGGTTAATGGATCGTCTCTGTAGGCGAATAGGGTGCCTAATTCAAGTTCATTGATAGTTCGGTAAGTTGTGTgcttgatattttcaaacttGGATAGATTTATATTCTTACAACATGGTAAAGTGACCTTGACATTATTTATACAGTCCTCCTGCAAATTTTCAGCAGGGAAATCAAAAAGTGAGGCTTGGAATCCTTGTTTAATTTGGGCTAACCTCAATAATTTATCTGAATTTAATCCatataatctttcaatCTTATCTCTTGCTGCGGAAAGATCTTTCAAAGCTCTGACAATTCTACCTTTCTTTCCTAAAGTTGAAACGGAAGCAGTCGATGGAGATCGCGATATCGTTGTGGCTTTTTTCCGTCTCTTGATGGTAGATCCTTGTCCTTTCGGTCCCCTTCTCTTAGCTTGTCTTTGAGGAACCTCAACATCGTCGCTGGTAGCATCATGGTGTTCAGTTAATTCCAGAGCAATGTCTTCTAAGTGTACATCATACTCATCCTCATGATCATCCTCGGCATGTTCCATTTCATTCAGTTGGAAATCTGCGTCATCATGCTCCTCTATGTCACCATTCACATGATTCAAGGCATCCAAACTCAATTGAGCTAGCGTATCTTGTGCTTTCTTGGAAGCAGCTCTTTTAGGTCTTCTTTTACCATTTGTAGCAGGTTCAGCTTTTTCGACATTACCTGCTACTTCTAATTGAGATGAATTGGTGTCAATGGCACCCATATCTACCGATTTCAACATTTCAGCTATTTCATTGGATATTCCAATGACATCGGGGTCAGTCTGGTTTGCAACAGCCTCTGTTTCAGTActtttgttctttcttGGTCTACCTCTTCCTCTCTTCGGTTTCGAACTGAGATCATTTGGAATCGGTGTGTTTGCAGAAGTCATTTCGATTTTATTGGtttttaataatacaattAGTGATTTCTAATATTAGATTGACGGGTTTCTCGTATGTAATGGATCGACTGATTGGCAATAAACAAGGTAATGGAAAATAACCTCCTGTATGTTTCGAACAGATGcttgttttgtttgttaTTGATAAAACAACGATTTCATGTTCCGGGTAGCGCTTcaataaaaagaattattttatttgtcAAACAACATCATGAGAAATCTGAAATGTATCTAATAAAATTACTCagtatataataatatttaaatttagtTTGTGTCTTGTAATTTGTTCAAAGCGGCAGATAGatcattaattaaatcatcaGCATCTTCACAACCGATAGAAATTCTAATTAAAGTTTGATCAATGTAAGGGTCAGTCATGGCTCTCCATTCCACTAGGGATTCAATCCCACCTAAGGACGTCGCATGatggaaatatttcaataataaggGGAATTTTTTACATTGTTCcttattcttcaaagtaATGGAGAACACAGGATCATAACCACccttcaattgtttcttcacGAAAGGTTCCGTCTGTAAAGATGAATGGTAAATCTTATCCAAAACATTACCGAACTTACCCTTATTATCGTTCAAGAATTTAACTACCTTTGTAGCATTTTCAGATTGTCTTTCAATTCTCATTTTGAAAGTTCTTAGGGATCTCAATAGCAAATAACTTTCTAAATTAGCGACATTCGTACCTAAATAAATTCTATCATCTCTTAATTGTCTTGCCACATCCTCATCCTTAACCACCAAAACACCACTCAATAAATCCGAATGACCaccaaaatatttggtaGCAGAATGCATAACGATATCTGCATCAAATTCCCAAACATCTTGCAATGGAGGTGGAGCAAAAGTGGAATCCACGCATAATAATGCACCCTTAGCATGAGCTCTTCTGGCAAACTCGCTAATGTCTAAAGAAGTACCGTATGGATTCACTGGTGTTTCCAAATGAACAATATCTCCCTTTTGTGcgtatttttcaatatcttccaGAGGATGCTGTTCCACGTTGTAGTTTCTAGTAAGGATGTTGGCAATGGCACGGCAACCATGATAACTTTGACCCATGAACAAACGTTTAGGGTTGTAATGGACCATGGCGGCAAAAAATGCACTAACACCGGAAGAATAGATAACGGCATGACCATTTAAGACTTCGGAGAATATGGACTCTAATCTAGTGGAATTTGGGTGACCTAAACGAGAATAAATAGGTGTCTTATCCATGAAATCCAAGTTCTCTCTCTCTGACCATGGAATCAAATCATTGGGATCGTAACGGAATGTGGTGGTGACATTAATTGGCGGAGCCACGTCTGAAACTCTGTTATCCTTATCATCACCGTGGATCAGCGTGGTGGATAGATGGATTGGTCTGGTTGCCAATTGACGAGCCACTCGAGGAGCGACCTTTAATAGATGAGAGCGAGTGTTTAATGTGTAGCGAATCATGGGATCTTGTCGAGGATACCGTATTTAATGGTCTTGGGACGGAGATCTGTGGGAACGTTACTGTTTATAATACAACCTTAACATGAGTCTTCCTACGTCTTAACTTTAAATCTCTCGGCCTATTTTTTATGACGCAGCGAACGCCACAGTTTTCGAGTCACAGGGTATGTCGCAATTGAATGTGTTTATGGACCAATATTGTAGAGTATATTGGTACGAAAGGTTGTAATATCCCAGTTTTCTACTTCAAAAGATATAGAAGTTgacaaatatttaaaatttttgaGGAAGCTTTCGTGTTAAAAATTCAGGAACTTGTTTAGTATAGATAGTTAATTAAGAGTACACATCATAAGAATATCAATGCCCCAATACCGATACCTGCAATAACCTTAAGGGTAGTATCATTGTTATGGGGTTGAGTTTCATGTTGCCGACAATGGTTAACATGATCGTGGCAATGCGGATTAGATCGTGCTGTTCCTCTATGAGCAGGTTGGTATGATGGTGGTGGTCGTTGAACTGTGGCCGGCATTTGTCTTGAAGTTGTTTCCTGtggtgaagaaatttcattgtAACTTGGTGGGTCATTTTTTAGTTGATAGTCTTCAGGATTGTTATGGATTTGCTCTTGAAGTTGATGTTGCTCTACAGTATTGTCACTGGTATTGTTAGAATCCCTTATTTTGTTATCATCATCGGAATTACAACAACTAGAGCAAACTGCCAGAATGAACATTGCCCCAACAAAAGAAGCAATAACAACCACGGTGACAACAGCAACATTCCGTTTCACAATCTTGTCACGcttcaataatgaaggaATTCTATTCAAGTTCTCTATTTCCCCTTTCAAAATAATGGGGGCCATCTTAATATTGTATCGAATTAGTGTTTGAGTTTAATGGTTTGATTGGATGAGATGATAGGTTACTTTTGCATTACAATGAAACATCtgttattttatttttattcttaatGGATAATGACATGAATTTTTGATTATGACAGTCACTGACATCTTTTTTCCGGAAGTGGAAAGTAGTAAAACCCACGAATACTGGATGGACGGTTGACAGTCTTCAGTCTTTGGGGTAAAGTTTGATGGAGGTAAAAAAAGTTTTCGTAAACCCTCCAAACGCTGTTTTTATTTAAGTATAAAAGTTGTTAATCGGTGATTCCAGAAAATTAACTAATAATCCTaaaattcttcttaatGTGCAACCCCCTTTGAAAGACGAGAATCGATGAAAAgcaattatttttttgccACTCTTTAGTGACTGTAATTTCGAATAGCTTTTGGTAGTGGAGAAAAGGAAGAGTTTGCCAACATCGTTAGCGTACTTTGCTGGGTACACTTTCTTCAGTAAAAATTTAGAGTGACAGTGTTTTCCTTGAGTAAACTAATTAAAGAACATGTTattcaatggaaaaatattaGTGTTTTGAATCAAGTAGAGCATACCCACTCAAATTTCTTGCAGTTCattttttataaattttcatatttcaattaaatGTAGACACtagaaaattattattgtttggaATTATAGATAAACAATATTCcgccaaaaaaaaatatcagAATAAGACTTGAAAAACTGCTGGACCAATATAAACATTAACCAATAATACCTAGATCAAGACCCTAGTattagaattattagaataCTAAAAGCAGATTATACTCCAAGATGTCAGACTTTGATTTCGATGAGGATGACGATGATTTTTTCATGGCTCACGATGAATCAGAtgaggaaattgaaattgagtCTCAAAGGGCTAAGCTGGTTCTTCCAGACTCCACAATGAAAGGATCACAAAACCTTGATGCTGAGAGACGCAAAATACTTGAACtttctgatgatgaaattgaaggtAAGATGGGCAATGTCCAAAAAGAACTACCGAATGTTTCTCCTACTAAGAATACAAGATCACAACGAAAAAATACTACAGCAACAGAATCATTAGACCCAGAGAGTAACAATAACAAACGATCGAGGTCTTTATCACGACGTGGgtcttcctcttcctctttatcCTCTCGTTCACGATCACGCTCCAATTCACCGTATAGGTCTGCCAAGAGACAGAAATCAACATCCACACCTATCTTATCGTTGGGACCAGATGAAAAcgatgaatttttcaaagaaattgcTAAAGAAGCTAAAAAATTACCTAGTATTACGGATAGAAGCAAAGAGGCCACTCCAGATAAACAACCTAAACGTGTCTACAGCATACGATTTTTATCACAATTGGATGGAACAATAAACAAAACAGTTCAAGTAAAAGTATTAGGAAAGTTCCAATTTGTTAAGATATTGCCACCTACATTGGAAGGGCTAATTAAATCCTATTCTATACCGACTGTACTTCAAAAATTCTATAAAGTGGATAATGTCACTTTATATTGGAATAAcacaaaattattaaattttatgaCTTGTAATTCCTTGAATATTCCACAAgcttttgaaaatgaagtgACAAACGTGGATATTGTCATTATGTCAaaggagaaggaaattgaaaatgaaaatgaattacgaaagaaattattactGGAGGAGAAAGCTGCtcaaatgaaattagatTTGGAGAAGGAAAGGGAAAAGGAAGgggaaaaaaataaaccAAAAGAATCTAAGAATACGGAGTATGCAAAAGCTATAGCTGAATTTgagaaggaattgaaagatgcTACAGAGTTAAAGGATTCACAAGTGCATGGAGGAGAAAACGATGGTAATATGAATATTGACGGAAGTGACAATGAGAAATCGTCTATTATGAAGATCGCTCTTGTGGGACATgataacaaaaaaatatatgtCAATGTTCGTAATTCAACACCGTTTTCAAAACTGGCTGAATATTATAGACTGCAAAAGCAATTGCCACAAGCTGCGAAGATCCAATTGATGTTTGATcatgatgaattgaatttggaagaaacaGTTGGTGATCAAGATATGGAAGACGAAGATATGATCGAAGTtgtaattaaataaattatataaaaaagaataataatgaaaagaaagcTTTGTTTTGATTGCCTTTATAGTAACGACGTGGGCTATATAGTTCCAGATTCTAAACCGTACTTTGAGAATATTGTAGGGTCTTCACAACCCCTTTGGGTTGCTACAAAAAGATATAGCTGccaaaagaagattttaTTGTCGAATTACGGTGATTGCttaagaaagaattaaatttacTGGAAACCAATAGTTTGATGTATTAAAGTACTGAAGACATTTGCTGTTTACCGTTTCTATCCCATTGTTCAGTATTAAGAAACGTTTTATTCAGCCACATGCTCAAAAGAGCTGTTGATAATAAGcagtattattaaattttttccaagaaataGCCTTGTTGGCGCAATCGGTAGCGCGTATGACTCTTAATCATAAGGTTAGGGGTTCGAGCCCCCTACAGGgctttcttttttattacCTTTAATTAAGGTAGTTATtagataaagaaaaactTACCGAAAGTACCTCATATAACATACTCAATTCTTTTGAAAGGTATGGTAAGTGTTTTCTTCGTGACTATTTTCTAAAGTTAAAGCAAGTATTTAGTGTCCTTAGAAATTCATCTTTGATGATTCCTTCATTCAACAAAAAAGGAACGAATGTCCCTAAATAGCTTACACCTTTatgaattgaagataaataGTGGAATGTACGTAAAGTCATTGCTGAATTAGACAGCGATGCTTCGCAGTTATTATTCCCTTACCTCTGAAGTGGTGTCCAAATCTCAGTTTCGTCGTCTTAAGCGATGAAATTTAAGGTGGGCAATCCTTAATAAAGTCGAGTGGCAATTAAATCCAAAGTAATTAATGAACTCTACGCTTGAATGGTCCCTTAAAGACCAGCACAAGAAACAGAATAGGCTACAGCAAATATAATGAGTACTAATTCTACCTCTTCTACAAATAATACTACCGAAAGGACAGAAACTGATGCCACtaaaacaaaatttgatGCTGTAAATAAGAAGAcacttgaagaagatgatgaattcgAAGACTTTCCTGTGGATAACTGGCCAGCACAGGACACATTGAAGGAGGTGGATAATATTCAAGATCACCTTTGGGTGGAGAACTGGGATGATGTCGAAGTGGAAGATGATTTCACAAATgagttgaaaaatgaattggagAAATATAAGCAAGAACATCAACAGAAATGATCTGAATATCACACTGAATCAAAACTAGcataattaataaaacaTGCATTATTAGGATCAaggaatataataatactatGTATACACAAAGAAAcaccaaaaaaaaataacaaaaataattcaatattaaaaGGTTCTAAgcaaatatattttagaGTCTTGTTACAATCCACTTTAATAGATTATGTATTTACTTGTAGCTATTCGACGGAAATCGAAGGCTCAAACATATCTATTATATATAAGGAGACTTGCGTGGGTAGTTCTTTGATTATAATGGGTACGTTCTCTAACGTTGTCCCaatattcatttgaaaaaccTGCATATATCTCTTAAAAGAGATTATAGTGGAAATATTTTaggaagaaaataataaatttatcaagTTTAACTCAGTCCCTTAgcaaacaataatgaaacaacaaTCTTTGAGTTACAGTCACTCTGTTGGAACTCAAATGATCgataagaaaaaaatgtgCATTTATTTCTCAGATAAGAGGTTACAAGGATAAAGAGGACTCCCTTTTACAAATGTAGGTTAATATTGATTACTTGGTTTAATGTTATATATCTATTACCTAATGAGCCATGAGTGTATTTTACATTTCTGTAAAATCTGTGatttccaaagaaaaaactCCTGAATTACCAACACCATTATACGTATTGCTCATTATATACATATAAATTACGAAGTCCAAATATTACTTCAGATTTTAAGTGATTTGATGTTGATATATTATCTGACATGAGCTTATTAGGTTGGACTTCGAAAACTTTATTAATATGAATGGAACCCAGTATAATGAGAGAAATGGTCAATGAACGGACTAGGGCTGATTTTTAATCAGAACATGGATGTAACTTAGGACTGAAAGCTATACTATTAAAGAAGGGTTAAAATTGTACGTTACCCggaatttatttttaacTGTTCTGATTGCACTTTCGTATTCCTTAtggaaaattgaaatagaGATTTAATGGGTGGCAAACTTTCCCAAGTTAAAGGGAAGGACTGCCAACAACCTAACAGTACACCTCCACACTATATCAAGTACATAACAAGCTACAATGGCTACattagaagaattggatACACAAAATCTTCCTggagatgaagaattagacCAAGAAATCTTAAGTCTAACCACTCAAGAATTACAAACAAGGACTAAATTATTAGACAACGAGATTCGTATCTTTAGGTCTGAATTACAGAGACTGTCTCACGAGAACAATGTTATGCTTGACAAAATAAAGGATAACAAGGAGAAGATCAAGAATAATAGACAATTACCATATCTCGTAGCAAATGTGGTGGAAGTGATGGATATGGATGAgattgaagataaagaGAATAATGAATCTACAACACAAGGTGGGAATGTAAATCTGGATAATGCTGCAAAGGGTAAAGCTGCTGTAGTTAAGACATCTTCTAGACAAACTGTGTTTTTGCCTATGGTTGGGCTAGTGGATCCAACCAAGTTGAAACCTAACGATCTTGTGGGTGTTAATAAGGAttcttatttaatattggaaaaattaccTTCGGAATTTGATTCAAGAGTTAAAGCTATGGAAGTTGATGAAAAACCAACAGAGACGTATTCAGATGTGGGTGGGTTAGAcaaacaaattgaagaacttGTGGAAGCTATTGTGTTACCAATGAAACGTGCcgataaattcaaagaattagGTATCAGAGCACCAAAAGGTGCACTAATGTACGGTCCACCAGGTACTGGTAAGACCTTATTAGCAAGAGCATGCGCTGCTCAAACTAATGCcacatttttgaaattagcTGCTCCACAATTGGTGCAAATGTTCATTGGTGAAGGTGCCAAATTAGTCCGTGATGCGTTTGCACTTGCGAAGGAAAAGGCCCCTACTATTATATTTATCGATGAATTGGATGCTATTGGTACAAAACGTTTCGATTCGGAAAAATCAGGTGACAGAGAAGTTCAAAGAACTATgttggaattattaaatcaattggATGGGTTTAGCTCAGATGACCGTGTGAAGGTGTTGGCTGCGACAAATAGAGTCGATGTGTTAGATCCTGCTTTATTAAGATCAGGTAGATTAGACAGAAAGATTGAATTCCCACTACCTACCGAGGATGGTAGAGCTCAAATTTTacaaattcattcaagGAAAATGACCACAGATGATGACATAAACTGGCAGGAGTTGGCAAGATCCACAGATGAATTTAACGGTGCTCAATTGAAAGCAGTTACTGTTGAAGCAGGTATGATTGCTTTAAGAAATGGGCAATCTTCAGTAAAACATGAAGATTTTGTTGAAGGTATAGGTGAAGTGCAAGCTAGGAAGTCAAAATCGGTCTCCTTCTATGCATAATTATCATGTTATATATACA is from Naumovozyma castellii chromosome 6, complete genome and encodes:
- the BCP1 gene encoding protein-transporting protein BCP1 (ancestral locus Anc_5.418), translating into MVQPIKLSELANRKRRNSADNHNDSSDESEIDISSTDSENENPQNEDKDDEEEIVNIDFDFYNGNPEVDFHALKNLSRQLFGPVESNRIQLSGLADLILKSPTTTIKTDGTESDPYCFLSFIDYKENKSSDYAKYLKKVDSRLSTFLQTVDNASNKTCALIMSERLINMPPEVVPPLYRITLEDVTNALGDDKHYDFYILVSRKYEVNFDMDNDDQDGKDRTISADRSKKRVKSDEVDYFHEEDRLFEKHAKIHFQSDAKKGIISSYMVLDHAGILKGIDELEQEIATW
- the UBA4 gene encoding Uba4p (ancestral locus Anc_5.421), which gives rise to MSEVDAEMRAELAALKLENAVLRKQLASNNNKNGTSDSPHPLSLEEYRRYGRQMIVEDIGGLKSQLKLKAAKVLVIGAGGLGCPALPYLTGAGVGTIGIVDNDVVDTSNLHRQVLHDSTKVGMLKCESAKQVLNKLNPHVEIVTYPVRLDYSNAFEIFEKYDCVLDCTDTPLTRYLISDVAVNVGIPVVSASGVGTEGQLTILNFQNEGPCYRCFFPTPPPPTSVSSCSEGGVIGPCIGLVGTMMAIETIKVIIGSYTSENFKPFLMMYSGFPQQTLRTFKMRGRQSKCLTCGDHPTINKEAIQSGSINYELFCGSRNYNVCEPDERMSVQDFEKHREGPNDVILLDVRPSHHYEISHFANTFNIPVKKLRNMDGSMAKLQDEIPRIKQDSEVVVLCRYGNDSQIATRLLKDEFKIPNVRDVKGGFFKYIDEIDPSIPKY
- the TFC6 gene encoding transcription factor TFIIIC subunit TFC6 (ancestral locus Anc_5.422), with translation MTSANTPIPNDLSSKPKRGRGRPRKNKSTETEAVANQTDPDVIGISNEIAEMLKSVDMGAIDTNSSQLEVAGNVEKAEPATNGKRRPKRAASKKAQDTLAQLSLDALNHVNGDIEEHDDADFQLNEMEHAEDDHEDEYDVHLEDIALELTEHHDATSDDVEVPQRQAKRRGPKGQGSTIKRRKKATTISRSPSTASVSTLGKKGRIVRALKDLSAARDKIERLYGLNSDKLLRLAQIKQGFQASLFDFPAENLQEDCINNVKVTLPCCKNINLSKFENIKHTTYRTINELELGTLFAYRDDPLTVLINGMESSLPIKQRMDIPVLPNYKRFGFVHNLGGLATDMAWHASNTDDNIQYLAIALSQHCKEPLDPKLQMFNKETHVACVEVYKFVSTTLEFTKVETIVHKFGEVWDLKWHEGYSNKEKKFLGLLTFVCQDGSVKLIEVPLPNSDDDDGNLIYCEEPSLSIELPFTSITCFDFTSSETIVCGFKNGFVAEFNIFDSKIPSFYERVHDSYVITIKTAFSEFENLVVSTISVDGYFNIFEPKDIFTTMTTVNRFRGSNIAPLAYSAQLYSLILTDGADSLRAVVPRASFAMHPVCSHESTIGSISTSKLHPMVLSGAADGSLFIDNLARRLLTGSKSISKSLKSLRLWNWEYSPKLDKYSLDFNYRVFSSSSTAPSKVRIDAPGVNISCIKWNESRSAGKFYAFTNNAGLLTIEHLGDEKV
- the NCAS0F03290 gene encoding putative cystathionine beta-lyase (ancestral locus Anc_5.423) — its product is MIRYTLNTRSHLLKVAPRVARQLATRPIHLSTTLIHGDDKDNRVSDVAPPINVTTTFRYDPNDLIPWSERENLDFMDKTPIYSRLGHPNSTRLESIFSEVLNGHAVIYSSGVSAFFAAMVHYNPKRLFMGQSYHGCRAIANILTRNYNVEQHPLEDIEKYAQKGDIVHLETPVNPYGTSLDISEFARRAHAKGALLCVDSTFAPPPLQDVWEFDADIVMHSATKYFGGHSDLLSGVLVVKDEDVARQLRDDRIYLGTNVANLESYLLLRSLRTFKMRIERQSENATKVVKFLNDNKGKFGNVLDKIYHSSLQTEPFVKKQLKGGYDPVFSITLKNKEQCKKFPLLLKYFHHATSLGGIESLVEWRAMTDPYIDQTLIRISIGCEDADDLINDLSAALNKLQDTN
- the NCAS0F03300 gene encoding uncharacterized protein; translation: MAPIILKGEIENLNRIPSLLKRDKIVKRNVAVVTVVVIASFVGAMFILAVCSSCCNSDDDNKIRDSNNTSDNTVEQHQLQEQIHNNPEDYQLKNDPPSYNEISSPQETTSRQMPATVQRPPPSYQPAHRGTARSNPHCHDHVNHCRQHETQPHNNDTTLKVIAGIGIGALIFL